The following are encoded together in the Strongyloides ratti genome assembly S_ratti_ED321, chromosome : 2 genome:
- a CDS encoding Double-stranded RNA-binding domain-containing protein, which translates to MYIENFKTFFEIFQLSSTFIYELIDDNFIAFYSHPKFNVIGNGRTKDSAKIECCKQIVKYLMKLPNYKTDFTNFLYDTNFMTSPSRLRFIFLEKTTKLGLRVVFKNDISNNDNKKYTIQVDGITFNSYEDKTIDAESIALITAICGIQTIYGNVNTFFDLTKYKDLFSGPFYIKALYLICDKMAWSINYHVEKNNFETFFKSHCLIEKKDLTEFSIEDTENPPDVDGIYGYGQKKKDAEGNCAKQICLRKFKNANVQFFICQFKNELQHFINTNYPKEVLNFYNPVQINTEPPIFEAKCVLKSLTTVGIGKNGKEALQLAAFKMLVILKTS; encoded by the coding sequence atgtatattgaaaatttcaaaactttttttgaaatttttcaaCTGAGTAGTACATTTATATACGAATTAATAGATGACAATTTCATAGCTTTTTATAGTCATccaaaatttaatgttattggAAATGGAAGAACTAAAGATAGTGCAAAAATAGAATGCTGTAAacaaattgtaaaatatttaatgaaattacCAAATTACAAAACtgattttacaaattttctTTACGATACAAATTTCATGACTTCACCGTCTAGACTGaggtttatttttttagaaaaaactACAAAACTTGGCTTGAGGGtggtatttaaaaatgacatatcaaataatgataataaaaaatatactatacAGGTAGATggaattacttttaatagtTACGAAGATAAAACTATTGATGCAGAAAGTATTGCTTTAATTACAGCAATTTGTGGCATACAAACAATATATGGCAATGTTAATACTTTCTTTGATTTgacaaaatataaagatcTTTTTAGCGGtccattttatataaaggcattatatttaatttgcGATAAAATGGCATGGAGTATAAACTATcatgtagaaaaaaataattttgaaactttttttaaatcacattgtttaattgaaaaaaaagatctTACTGAATTTTCTATAGAAGATACCGAAAATCCTCCAGATGTTGATGGTATTTATGGTTATGggcaaaagaaaaaagacgCTGAAGGAAATTGTGCAAAACAAATTTGccttagaaaatttaaaaacgcAAATGtccaattttttatttgtcaatttaaaaatgaactTCAGCACTTTATTAATACTAATTATCCTAAAgaagtattaaatttttataatccaGTACAAATTAATACTGAACCTCCAATATTTGAAGCTAAATGTGTATTAAAATCACTAACCACAGTTGGAATTGGAAAGAATGGGAAGGAAGCACTACAACTTGCAGCGTTTAAGATGcttgttatattaaaaacaagtTAA
- a CDS encoding F-box domain-containing protein, whose protein sequence is MNLLLLSEYIQLKIFSNVDSKSLFNVKLTCRRFYLIIEKNIHKMKRPKLCYIKLISNHINYIKKPIRIQYKICNQSEETFCYHSSVHDRKVCFVDMVEYEKFLYNCDLTMLCHIQLDYHENTDFIKLFNNCYDGNEYVESVVINNSAKISKRNNRDILNFIYKVKNTNSMVLKKVILNNQIHENYEFPVFSKLKYLQIEQIGNHCCITRNSILSLINNSKNEFTLNFISNNINFVKEISRCFADNVGSHTKYICAEKSFEVILCLHKNFTLSRSSFFKNILENNNFSVENTNIENFDCVYIGRKKCCFSSTSSLIELRFCIFNIYV, encoded by the exons atgaatttattattattatcagaATATATacaactaaaaattttttctaatgttGATTcgaaaagtttatttaatgttaaactTACCTGTAGaagattttatttaattattgaaaaaaatatacataaaatgaAAAGACCAAAATTATgctatataaaattaatatccAATCACAtcaattatatcaaaaaaccAATTAGAattcaatataaaatttgtaatcAAAGCGAAGAAACTTTTTGTTATCATTCCTCTGTACATGATagaaaa gTTTGTTTTGTTGATATGGTAGAGTAtgaaaaatttctttataattgTGACTTGACAATGTTATGTCATATTCAATTAGATTATCATGAAAATACAGactttattaaattgtttaataattgCTATGATGGTAATGAGTATGTTGAATCAGTTGTAATTAATAATTCTGCTAAAATAAGTAAAAGAAACAATAGAgacatattaaattttatttataaagttaaaaataccAATTCTATGgtgttaaaaaaagttattctCAACAATCAAATACATGAAAACTACGAATTTCCagtattttcaaaattaaaatatcttcaaATTGAACAAATAGGTAATCACTGTTGTATTACAAGAAATTCAATTTTAAGTTTGATAAACAATAGCAAAAATGAATTTACACtcaattttatatcaaataatataaattttgtcaAAGAAATTTCTAGATGTTTTGCAGATAATGTTGGTTCacatacaaaatatatttgtgcTGAAAAATCGTTTGAAGTCATTTTAtgtttacataaaaattttactttatctAGAAgctctttttttaaaaatattttagaaaataataatttttcggttgaaaatactaatattgaaaattttgattGTGTTTATATTGGTCGAAAAAAATGTTGCTTTTCTAGCACTTCAAGTTTAATAGAACTTCGATTCtgcatttttaatatttatgtttaa
- a CDS encoding Transthyretin-like family-containing protein yields the protein MDEDILYDSMISEGVTDNKGYFNISGEHVEYSRIEPYIEINYKCPKYGDEFIEERKVLFVPSSVFRYLGYTREFKFNFNDIDLVRIKKRTNWYFF from the exons atggATGAAGATA tTTTATATGATTCAATGATATCTGAAGGAGTAACAGATAATAAAGGATACTTTAATATATCTGGAGAACATGTAGAATATTCAAGAATTGAACCATACAtagaaattaattataaatgtcCAAAATATGGAGATGAATTTATTGAGGaaagaaaagttttatttgTTCCTTCTAGTGTTTTTAGATATTTAGGATACACTAgagaatttaaatttaatttcaatGACATTGATCTTGTAAGAATTAAAAAACGTACAAATTggtatttcttttaa